The following coding sequences are from one Chelonoidis abingdonii isolate Lonesome George chromosome 4, CheloAbing_2.0, whole genome shotgun sequence window:
- the LOC116815099 gene encoding uncharacterized protein LOC116815099 isoform X3 yields the protein MPQSPEQRDAGQPGWQQGDPVEERPDECEAYGIPENVIILETTYMGERPYKCLVCGKSFSQSSHLVQHQRIHTGERPYNCPDCGKSFSQSSHLAQHQRIHTGERPYQCTECGKSFNRSHTLAKHVRTHMGSQPYICPECGKSFSLSSFPQHLRSHLPGKLYTCSDCGKGFSSSSNLAQHQRTHTGERPYKCSDCGKGFSQSSNLVKHQRTHTGEKPYKCTECGKCFTQSSTLIQHRRIHRGERPYKCPECGKSFGLNSSLGKHLRIHTGERPYECTQCGKSFNLSANLIQHQRIHRGERPYKCPECGKCFNLKSTLVKHLRTHTGERPYKCTQCGRSFIDSSKLSKHARTHVAEKSPQEMQ from the coding sequence ATGCCTCAGAGCCCCGAGCAGAGAGATGCTGGCCAGCCAGGATGGCAGCAGGGAGACCCCGTGGAGGAGAGACCTGATGAGTGTGAAGCATATGGGATCCCTGAAAACGTCATTATTCTGGAAACCACCTACatgggagagagaccctataaatgccttgTCTGTGGGAAATCcttcagccagagctcccacCTTGTCCAGCATCAGCggatccacacaggggagcgACCTTACAACTGCCCcgactgtgggaagagcttcagccagagctcacACCTCGCCCAGCACCAACGCatccacaccggggagcggccctACCAGTGCACTGAATGTGGGAAGAGCTTCAACCGCAGCCACACGCTGGCCAAGCATGTCCGCACCCACATGGGCTCGCAGCCCTACATCTGCCCtgagtgcgggaagagcttcagccTCAGCTCCTTCCCTCAGCACCTGCGATCCCACTTGCCAGGGAAGCTCTACACCTGCTCCGATTGTGGGAagggcttcagcagcagctccaacCTGGCTCagcaccagcgcacccacacGGGTGAGCGGCCCTACAAATGCTCGGACTGCGGGAAaggcttcagccagagctccaacCTGGTGAagcaccagcgcacccacacGGGGGAGAAGCCCTACAAGTGCACTGAGTGCGGGAAGTGCTTCACCCAGAGTTCCACCCTCATCCAGCACAGGCGGATCCATCGGGGTGAGCGCCCCTACAAGTGTCCcgagtgcgggaagagcttcgGCCTCAACTCGTCGCTGGGGAAGCACCTGCGCATCCACACCGGGGAAAGGCCCTACGAGTGCACGcagtgcgggaagagcttcaaCCTGAGCGCCAACCTCATCCAGCACCAGAGGATCCATCGCGGAGAgcggccctacaaatgtcctgagtGTGGGAAGTGCTTCAATCTGAAGTCAACCCTGGTCAAACACCTGCgcacccacacaggagagagaccctataaatgcacCCAGTGTGGGAGGAGTTTCATCGACAGCTCCAAGCTCAGCAAACATGCCAGGACCCACGTGGCAGAAAAGTCTCCCCAGGAAATGCAGTAA
- the LOC116815099 gene encoding uncharacterized protein LOC116815099 isoform X1: MERGDELCVWDLQGAEEREPLAVTCTACAGAEENPQQEECVGADPHGMPQSPEQRDAGQPGWQQGDPVEERPDECEAYGIPENVIILETTYMGERPYKCLVCGKSFSQSSHLVQHQRIHTGERPYNCPDCGKSFSQSSHLAQHQRIHTGERPYQCTECGKSFNRSHTLAKHVRTHMGSQPYICPECGKSFSLSSFPQHLRSHLPGKLYTCSDCGKGFSSSSNLAQHQRTHTGERPYKCSDCGKGFSQSSNLVKHQRTHTGEKPYKCTECGKCFTQSSTLIQHRRIHRGERPYKCPECGKSFGLNSSLGKHLRIHTGERPYECTQCGKSFNLSANLIQHQRIHRGERPYKCPECGKCFNLKSTLVKHLRTHTGERPYKCTQCGRSFIDSSKLSKHARTHVAEKSPQEMQ, encoded by the exons ATGGAGCGTGGGGACGAGCTGTGTGTCTGGGATCTCCAGGGTGCTGAGGAAAGAGAGCCCCTGGCCGTCACTTGCACAG CATGTGCAGGAGCGGAGGAGAATCCCCAGCAGGAAGAGTGTGTGGGAGCGGACCCACACGGGATGCCTCAGAGCCCCGAGCAGAGAGATGCTGGCCAGCCAGGATGGCAGCAGGGAGACCCCGTGGAGGAGAGACCTGATGAGTGTGAAGCATATGGGATCCCTGAAAACGTCATTATTCTGGAAACCACCTACatgggagagagaccctataaatgccttgTCTGTGGGAAATCcttcagccagagctcccacCTTGTCCAGCATCAGCggatccacacaggggagcgACCTTACAACTGCCCcgactgtgggaagagcttcagccagagctcacACCTCGCCCAGCACCAACGCatccacaccggggagcggccctACCAGTGCACTGAATGTGGGAAGAGCTTCAACCGCAGCCACACGCTGGCCAAGCATGTCCGCACCCACATGGGCTCGCAGCCCTACATCTGCCCtgagtgcgggaagagcttcagccTCAGCTCCTTCCCTCAGCACCTGCGATCCCACTTGCCAGGGAAGCTCTACACCTGCTCCGATTGTGGGAagggcttcagcagcagctccaacCTGGCTCagcaccagcgcacccacacGGGTGAGCGGCCCTACAAATGCTCGGACTGCGGGAAaggcttcagccagagctccaacCTGGTGAagcaccagcgcacccacacGGGGGAGAAGCCCTACAAGTGCACTGAGTGCGGGAAGTGCTTCACCCAGAGTTCCACCCTCATCCAGCACAGGCGGATCCATCGGGGTGAGCGCCCCTACAAGTGTCCcgagtgcgggaagagcttcgGCCTCAACTCGTCGCTGGGGAAGCACCTGCGCATCCACACCGGGGAAAGGCCCTACGAGTGCACGcagtgcgggaagagcttcaaCCTGAGCGCCAACCTCATCCAGCACCAGAGGATCCATCGCGGAGAgcggccctacaaatgtcctgagtGTGGGAAGTGCTTCAATCTGAAGTCAACCCTGGTCAAACACCTGCgcacccacacaggagagagaccctataaatgcacCCAGTGTGGGAGGAGTTTCATCGACAGCTCCAAGCTCAGCAAACATGCCAGGACCCACGTGGCAGAAAAGTCTCCCCAGGAAATGCAGTAA
- the LOC116815099 gene encoding uncharacterized protein LOC116815099 isoform X2, whose amino-acid sequence MERGDELCVWDLQGAEEREPLAVTCTGAEENPQQEECVGADPHGMPQSPEQRDAGQPGWQQGDPVEERPDECEAYGIPENVIILETTYMGERPYKCLVCGKSFSQSSHLVQHQRIHTGERPYNCPDCGKSFSQSSHLAQHQRIHTGERPYQCTECGKSFNRSHTLAKHVRTHMGSQPYICPECGKSFSLSSFPQHLRSHLPGKLYTCSDCGKGFSSSSNLAQHQRTHTGERPYKCSDCGKGFSQSSNLVKHQRTHTGEKPYKCTECGKCFTQSSTLIQHRRIHRGERPYKCPECGKSFGLNSSLGKHLRIHTGERPYECTQCGKSFNLSANLIQHQRIHRGERPYKCPECGKCFNLKSTLVKHLRTHTGERPYKCTQCGRSFIDSSKLSKHARTHVAEKSPQEMQ is encoded by the exons ATGGAGCGTGGGGACGAGCTGTGTGTCTGGGATCTCCAGGGTGCTGAGGAAAGAGAGCCCCTGGCCGTCACTTGCACAG GAGCGGAGGAGAATCCCCAGCAGGAAGAGTGTGTGGGAGCGGACCCACACGGGATGCCTCAGAGCCCCGAGCAGAGAGATGCTGGCCAGCCAGGATGGCAGCAGGGAGACCCCGTGGAGGAGAGACCTGATGAGTGTGAAGCATATGGGATCCCTGAAAACGTCATTATTCTGGAAACCACCTACatgggagagagaccctataaatgccttgTCTGTGGGAAATCcttcagccagagctcccacCTTGTCCAGCATCAGCggatccacacaggggagcgACCTTACAACTGCCCcgactgtgggaagagcttcagccagagctcacACCTCGCCCAGCACCAACGCatccacaccggggagcggccctACCAGTGCACTGAATGTGGGAAGAGCTTCAACCGCAGCCACACGCTGGCCAAGCATGTCCGCACCCACATGGGCTCGCAGCCCTACATCTGCCCtgagtgcgggaagagcttcagccTCAGCTCCTTCCCTCAGCACCTGCGATCCCACTTGCCAGGGAAGCTCTACACCTGCTCCGATTGTGGGAagggcttcagcagcagctccaacCTGGCTCagcaccagcgcacccacacGGGTGAGCGGCCCTACAAATGCTCGGACTGCGGGAAaggcttcagccagagctccaacCTGGTGAagcaccagcgcacccacacGGGGGAGAAGCCCTACAAGTGCACTGAGTGCGGGAAGTGCTTCACCCAGAGTTCCACCCTCATCCAGCACAGGCGGATCCATCGGGGTGAGCGCCCCTACAAGTGTCCcgagtgcgggaagagcttcgGCCTCAACTCGTCGCTGGGGAAGCACCTGCGCATCCACACCGGGGAAAGGCCCTACGAGTGCACGcagtgcgggaagagcttcaaCCTGAGCGCCAACCTCATCCAGCACCAGAGGATCCATCGCGGAGAgcggccctacaaatgtcctgagtGTGGGAAGTGCTTCAATCTGAAGTCAACCCTGGTCAAACACCTGCgcacccacacaggagagagaccctataaatgcacCCAGTGTGGGAGGAGTTTCATCGACAGCTCCAAGCTCAGCAAACATGCCAGGACCCACGTGGCAGAAAAGTCTCCCCAGGAAATGCAGTAA